The sequence TCTTACTTCCGGAAGCGTCGTCCATGTGTACCCCTCCGCCTCCAGTTTTTTTGCAAAATGTTCAATGGCACTATGGAAAATATTTCCCAGATCGATCGCCTGAAAAGTATATTCCTCACGTTCCCGCAAATTTAGCCCGTAAGATAAAAAATGAGCATAGGCACATGCCGAAAATTTTTCTAATCTGGTTACACTGTTCTCTAAAATAGTCCCATACAATCGTTGAGCTGTTCTTGTTGTAAGACCATCTTTTGGTTTTTCATAAAAACAAGCTTCCACTATCTGTTCTATTTTTTTTCGCCATTTTGGATTTTGTCTGTACCATGTATACAATTCCTGCCACTCAGTGCCCAATCCTTCGTGTTTTTTCTGTAACTTTTCAATCAGATATGCAAATCCGCTTTTCGGTGTCAATTCTTTTTTGTCTGGCTGACAATCTGCATCTTGAATTTCCATCTTTTTGTACATTCGCCGTAAATCCTGAATCAGGTATGCCGGGCGAAGTGTCTTTCCATCCGCAGAGACCTTACTATATGTCACATACAACTGTTCGGATGGTTTTGTCATCAGCAGATAGAGATAAAACTTCTGGATAAATGCTTTTTCTTTCGCTCCCGGAGCCAGTACCACTCCTCCTTTTTGGAACAGCTCCCTGTCATGCTCTGAGAGAATACCTCCCGCATTTTCTTTTCCTGGAATATACATGTCATTGGCTCCAAGCAAAAACACCGCCTTTATGTCCTTGATACGGGTTCTTTCAATATCCCCCGCCACAACCTGATCAAGACTTGGCGGGATCACACCAACCTTCGCCTCCTCAAGTCCTGCATCCAACAATTCACAATACTCTTTCAGCGCAATCTGTTCCTCTCCAAGCAACTCTACAAACTTATCAAATAATTCAATTACAATACGGTATACCTGTCCATATTCTTTTTCTAATGCAAGTTCTCCGTCATTTCCAAATCTAATTTCATATTCTTTTACCTTTTTTTGCAATTCTTCCTTCACAAGAAAGTCATACAGTGCTTTTGTGACTTCTGAGACCGTTTTGTTTCGTTTTGTTAATACCATTGTCACATCTTCCACTTGAATAAGGAAACGTTCTTTGATGTCATTAATACGTTCCAATTCCGTTTCCTCCATCCCTCTGGCTCTTCGAATCCATTTCTCCTGCCATTTTTTGTATCCACGGATTCCAAGTGCAATAACATAGTTCTCCACAATGTCAATCTCTTCGTCTGAAAACCCGGTCAGTCCCGTGCGCAGATAACGGAATACACTTTCATATGAAAAGTTCTGTTCCACCATCGCAAGAAGACTTCTGACGTATTCCACAAATGAATTCAACAAAATACTTCTTTTATGATCCATAAAGATCGGTATCTGATATTCTCCAAAAATCTTTTCAATCTGATTTCCATATGTGTTCAAGTCACTTGCAATGATTGCAATCTCCCGATAACGGTATCCTCTTGTCCGAGCCAGATTTCGAATCTTCTGCGCAGCAAAATCGACCTCTTCTTTCGGATTCTTCGCACAATAAACCTGAATACGATCCTGTTCCTTTTCATACTGCTCTTTTGAATAGCGGAACAGATGCGCCTCTAAAAATGCAAGCGCTGTATTCTCGCGGAATCGATAAATCGGTCTGTCATATAGATATATCGGCTCCTCTACATCTGTCTTTGTCTCTTTGGCAATTGTAATCAGGGAAGTCACCATCTGCTTGCTCAATGCAAACAGCTGGTATGGATGTTTATAAGAAAATGGATTCTCCTTTTGCTCCATTGTCACTGTAATCACAACCTTCTTGCAGACACCAAACAGTTCACGCAAAAGCTTATTTTGAACAGGCGTAAATCCAGTAAACCCATCCAGTACAACCACACTGTCTTTTAAAATCTTAGATTTCCCCACCACAGTACAAAGGACATCTAAAAGTTCTTCCCCTGTAATATATTTTTCTCTCAGATATTCTCGAAATCCATGGTAAATAGTCTTGATATCCTGCAATTTATAATAAAGATTAGAAGAGTCTTTCACCTCTTCTATCATCTGTTCCAACGTCTCTTCCTGTATATCATATTGTGTAAATTCCGATATAACCGACTTCACTTCCCCGATGTATCCGGTCTTTTTCAGATTACTTCCAAGTACGCGAAGCTCTGCCTCACAATCCCCCGCAATCTTTCTCAGCACAAAACTTTTCCCCACATCATCAAGAACTTTTCGCTGGTTTCCACCGGTCTCCTCAAAAATACGATGTGCAAGTCGTCCAAAACTCAGCACATCTACATTCATAATTCCTTTTCTCGGGCTTGCCATCACAAGATCTTTCTGTGTCTGCATGGTAAACTGTTCCGGCACAAGCACAATATAATTGGTCTCGGGATGCTCCAAAGATGCTTTTGTTACTTTTTCATATAAATAATGGGACTTTCCCGAACCGGGTGGTCCCATAATAAACTGTAATGCCATTCCTTCTATCCTTTCAGCTCTCTCAGATTTTGTTGGTAATACTGCTCTGCTTTTTCTCTGTCAATATTTCTCTCCTTTAGTATAAACAATCTGTTTTTAAGTTGCAATGCCTTTTACACTTGAATATTCGGGCAATATCAGCAAAGGACCATCCACCGCGGACAGTCCTCTTCTCTACATCATTCTCAATTTTTCACTC comes from Coprococcus phoceensis and encodes:
- the addB gene encoding helicase-exonuclease AddAB subunit AddB, whose amino-acid sequence is MALQFIMGPPGSGKSHYLYEKVTKASLEHPETNYIVLVPEQFTMQTQKDLVMASPRKGIMNVDVLSFGRLAHRIFEETGGNQRKVLDDVGKSFVLRKIAGDCEAELRVLGSNLKKTGYIGEVKSVISEFTQYDIQEETLEQMIEEVKDSSNLYYKLQDIKTIYHGFREYLREKYITGEELLDVLCTVVGKSKILKDSVVVLDGFTGFTPVQNKLLRELFGVCKKVVITVTMEQKENPFSYKHPYQLFALSKQMVTSLITIAKETKTDVEEPIYLYDRPIYRFRENTALAFLEAHLFRYSKEQYEKEQDRIQVYCAKNPKEEVDFAAQKIRNLARTRGYRYREIAIIASDLNTYGNQIEKIFGEYQIPIFMDHKRSILLNSFVEYVRSLLAMVEQNFSYESVFRYLRTGLTGFSDEEIDIVENYVIALGIRGYKKWQEKWIRRARGMEETELERINDIKERFLIQVEDVTMVLTKRNKTVSEVTKALYDFLVKEELQKKVKEYEIRFGNDGELALEKEYGQVYRIVIELFDKFVELLGEEQIALKEYCELLDAGLEEAKVGVIPPSLDQVVAGDIERTRIKDIKAVFLLGANDMYIPGKENAGGILSEHDRELFQKGGVVLAPGAKEKAFIQKFYLYLLMTKPSEQLYVTYSKVSADGKTLRPAYLIQDLRRMYKKMEIQDADCQPDKKELTPKSGFAYLIEKLQKKHEGLGTEWQELYTWYRQNPKWRKKIEQIVEACFYEKPKDGLTTRTAQRLYGTILENSVTRLEKFSACAYAHFLSYGLNLREREEYTFQAIDLGNIFHSAIEHFAKKLEAEGYTWTTLPEVRREELIEESVEESIVDYGNTILYSSARNEYIIKRLKRMMRRTVWALTKQLEKGDFMPGGYEISFGGASGLSTSDIALDGHGRMRLRGKIDRVDICEDEDNVYVKVIDYKTGAKAFDLGELYYGLQLQLVLYLNTALELESRKNHGKTVIPAGIFYYQMKDPIVDKEKDEEKLEKKILKELRLDGVVNAREEVVRHLDREISGNSLVVPIGRNKDRSLSKASKTATQEEFELISEYAKKQMKQIGTRILEGETEVSPYELGTMTGCSYCPYKAICGFEEKIPGYEYRRLQKLKKDEALMKMRKEVSEWE